Proteins co-encoded in one Saprospira grandis genomic window:
- a CDS encoding T9SS type A sorting domain-containing protein: MQTSMLRTGLFFLLLLLGFSSQEAKATHAMGADLTYVCLGNGQYKFSLQFYRDCNGINAANSYTLELSSPNCGTISSTLMQAGVVEITPSCPGIVGTACNGGGGIYGIEKYTYETVVTLPTTCTDWTASWSLCCRNNAITTLTMPGSNMMYIETELNTALSNCNNSPTFLNNPTPFACVGQSVFYNHGAMDVDGDSLRYSLTDCYDAANVPVTYDAAQGISASSPLLTQNGVNIDPATGAISFVPSTVQVGVLCVLVEEFRNGQKIGEIVRDIQFTVVQCQNQAPTLTGMNGSQVFDTTIIVGQQLCFEVFSNDPDSGQHTFVSYNGAIPAAVFTTSGFPFQNGLFCWTPTAADVGFHSFTLNVHDDACPLVGQNTYTYSINVVGGTTGGGGNCAGINVSLDATQDLACTTNDGQAIINATGGSAPYQYSVINWTTGELFQNNSGVFVNLTAGQYGIWVEDVNGCEPNCSSLSFEIDGQVQPLNAQVDVENQLCATAGNGGSIHIMASGGTAPYIYSIGGNFSTSPQFDQLAAGNYQVVVLDANGCSYVEPVEVMSPEPLDLYFTGLRAPSCGQNNGSISLNVDGGTAPYTLTSNGQMVAVNAPLTGLAAGTYQLSLTDANGCSYDTTFVLMGTPGFSLTSTATTVSCAGDCDGTATVVATGSAGYSYSWSNGATTDQIDQLCAGTYTVEVVDQNGCTEQTQVTVVEPDPISLSIVSSQEPGCDNNDGSLQLGLSGGTAPFQISLANLTTQTVVNNNSGQFTGLAAGQYTYQLIDANGCQQECLGNIQLIQDCDAGGSTTLPDRGGFTFTTGNYLLVNPNPAATMLQMRFAAASESDLQVEVLNLEGKPLFQRQGLPTEGSLELNIQSWTNGHYVVLLRNKAGELIKSQKLVIQH; this comes from the coding sequence ATGCAAACATCTATGCTAAGAACGGGCCTGTTCTTTCTGCTTCTGTTGTTGGGTTTTTCCTCTCAAGAAGCTAAGGCCACGCATGCTATGGGGGCAGATTTGACTTATGTCTGTTTAGGTAATGGACAATATAAGTTTAGCCTACAATTTTATAGAGATTGTAATGGAATCAATGCCGCCAATAGCTACACCTTAGAGCTGAGCTCGCCCAATTGTGGAACAATCAGTAGTACCTTGATGCAGGCAGGAGTAGTAGAAATTACGCCCTCTTGTCCGGGTATTGTGGGAACGGCCTGTAATGGCGGCGGCGGTATTTATGGAATTGAAAAATATACTTATGAAACAGTAGTTACGCTACCCACAACTTGTACCGACTGGACCGCTAGCTGGAGCCTTTGTTGTCGCAATAATGCAATTACAACGCTCACTATGCCTGGCTCCAATATGATGTATATTGAAACGGAGTTGAATACTGCCTTGAGCAATTGTAATAACTCGCCTACCTTTTTAAATAATCCTACGCCTTTTGCCTGTGTAGGACAGTCGGTTTTTTATAATCATGGAGCAATGGATGTAGATGGCGATTCTTTGCGCTATTCACTAACGGATTGCTATGATGCCGCTAATGTCCCCGTCACTTATGATGCGGCTCAGGGTATTTCAGCAAGCTCTCCTTTGCTTACCCAAAATGGAGTAAACATTGACCCTGCGACTGGAGCGATTAGCTTTGTGCCTTCTACGGTGCAGGTGGGCGTACTCTGTGTTTTGGTCGAAGAGTTTAGAAATGGCCAAAAAATCGGAGAGATTGTCCGTGATATTCAGTTTACGGTGGTGCAATGCCAAAATCAGGCGCCCACATTGACTGGAATGAACGGTAGCCAAGTTTTTGATACGACAATCATCGTTGGTCAGCAACTTTGCTTTGAGGTCTTCTCTAATGACCCCGATTCTGGACAACATACCTTTGTTAGCTATAATGGAGCAATTCCCGCAGCGGTCTTTACCACTTCTGGCTTTCCTTTCCAAAATGGCTTGTTTTGCTGGACGCCTACAGCAGCTGATGTAGGTTTTCATAGCTTTACCCTCAATGTTCATGATGATGCCTGTCCTTTGGTGGGCCAAAACACCTATACCTATTCTATTAATGTAGTAGGCGGAACTACTGGCGGTGGCGGCAACTGTGCTGGCATAAATGTGAGCCTAGACGCTACTCAAGATTTGGCCTGTACAACCAACGATGGCCAAGCGATTATTAACGCAACAGGCGGCAGCGCTCCTTATCAGTATTCTGTGATTAACTGGACCACTGGAGAGCTTTTCCAAAATAATTCTGGCGTTTTTGTCAATCTTACTGCTGGCCAATATGGCATTTGGGTAGAAGATGTAAATGGTTGTGAACCCAATTGCTCTAGCCTCTCTTTTGAAATTGATGGCCAAGTTCAACCCCTAAATGCTCAAGTTGATGTAGAAAATCAACTTTGTGCGACTGCCGGAAATGGCGGAAGTATCCATATCATGGCTAGTGGTGGAACAGCTCCCTATATCTATTCTATTGGAGGCAATTTCTCTACAAGTCCACAGTTTGACCAATTGGCAGCGGGCAATTACCAAGTGGTGGTGCTAGATGCCAACGGCTGTTCTTATGTGGAACCTGTAGAAGTTATGAGCCCAGAACCTCTAGACCTTTACTTTACAGGGCTTAGAGCGCCTAGCTGTGGCCAAAATAACGGAAGCATCAGTCTAAATGTAGATGGTGGAACGGCCCCTTATACCCTAACGTCAAATGGTCAAATGGTTGCCGTTAATGCCCCACTTACTGGATTGGCCGCAGGAACGTACCAGCTTTCTCTTACAGATGCCAATGGTTGCTCTTATGACACCACTTTTGTCTTGATGGGCACGCCTGGCTTTAGCCTTACTTCTACCGCAACAACGGTAAGCTGTGCTGGCGATTGCGACGGAACTGCTACCGTAGTGGCTACGGGTAGTGCTGGCTATAGCTATAGTTGGAGCAATGGCGCCACAACAGATCAAATCGATCAGCTTTGTGCAGGTACTTATACCGTAGAGGTGGTGGACCAAAATGGTTGTACCGAACAAACACAAGTAACCGTAGTAGAGCCCGATCCTATCAGCTTGTCTATTGTAAGTAGCCAAGAGCCTGGCTGCGATAATAATGACGGAAGCTTGCAGTTGGGCCTCAGTGGCGGAACGGCTCCTTTCCAAATTAGCTTGGCTAATTTGACTACGCAAACTGTAGTGAATAACAATAGCGGCCAGTTTACGGGCTTGGCAGCTGGTCAGTACACCTACCAACTGATTGATGCCAATGGCTGTCAGCAGGAGTGCTTGGGCAATATCCAATTGATTCAGGATTGTGATGCTGGTGGTTCTACTACCTTGCCCGACCGTGGTGGATTTACCTTTACTACGGGCAATTATCTTTTGGTGAACCCCAATCCTGCTGCAACTATGCTTCAAATGCGTTTTGCTGCGGCCTCTGAGAGCGACCTACAAGTGGAGGTGCTCAATTTGGAAGGTAAGCCTTTGTTCCAGCGTCAAGGATTGCCTACAGAAGGAAGCCTAGAGCTTAATATTCAGTCTTGGACCAATGGCCATTATGTGGTTTTGCTCCGCAATAAGGCTGGAGAGCTCATTAAGAGCCAAAAACTGGTCATCCAGCACTAA
- a CDS encoding P-II family nitrogen regulator: protein MNIVKSVKIEVILESIQVERFIEMLEEAGAHGYTVFGNISGKGQNGMLDHNCRAKIFSNSYLFTVCSEEVAQNILPQIALFLEDCSGTCFTSEVNHLKV from the coding sequence ATGAATATCGTCAAATCTGTCAAAATAGAGGTCATTCTCGAAAGTATCCAGGTGGAGCGCTTTATCGAAATGCTAGAAGAGGCTGGTGCCCATGGCTATACGGTCTTCGGTAATATTTCGGGAAAGGGCCAAAATGGCATGCTCGACCATAACTGCCGAGCCAAAATTTTCTCTAATAGCTACCTTTTTACGGTATGTTCTGAAGAAGTGGCCCAAAATATTTTGCCCCAAATTGCCCTCTTTTTAGAGGATTGCTCGGGGACCTGTTTCACCTCTGAGGTGAATCACCTGAAGGTGTAA
- a CDS encoding sodium-dependent bicarbonate transport family permease → MNFLFDMSMVTGNILSPPVLFFFLGLIAVALKSDLEIPQPLPKLFSLYLLMDIGLHGGHELYHSGFSWELVTVLGACFLMASIVPIYSFFILKARFGAADAAAVAATFGSISAVTFITGISFLESQEVAYKGYMVAGMALMESPAIIIGVLLYNIYGKKEQKTKKKTNWGHILRDAFFNGSIMLLVGALLIGILSGDKGWHDFQPFDSIFKGMLCFYLLDNGIVAARRLKALRGNLGFLLSFSILMPLFNAALGIGIAYLIGLSKGNALLFCLLTASASYIAVPAAMRLAIPKSNPAFTVPVALGIVFPFNVIVGIPLYYYIIQQIL, encoded by the coding sequence ATGAATTTTCTTTTCGATATGTCTATGGTGACAGGTAATATCCTCTCGCCTCCCGTTCTTTTCTTCTTTTTGGGCCTTATTGCTGTAGCCCTCAAATCTGATCTCGAAATTCCGCAACCGCTACCCAAGCTCTTTTCCCTCTATCTTTTGATGGATATTGGTCTACATGGTGGGCACGAGCTTTATCATAGTGGTTTTTCTTGGGAATTGGTCACGGTCCTTGGCGCCTGCTTTCTGATGGCCTCTATTGTCCCTATTTATAGCTTTTTTATTCTTAAAGCTCGCTTTGGAGCCGCCGATGCAGCCGCTGTTGCCGCTACCTTTGGTTCTATTAGTGCCGTGACCTTTATTACCGGAATTTCTTTTCTAGAAAGCCAAGAAGTAGCCTATAAGGGATATATGGTAGCGGGTATGGCCCTAATGGAATCACCCGCCATTATTATTGGAGTCTTGCTCTATAATATTTATGGCAAAAAAGAGCAGAAGACAAAAAAGAAGACCAATTGGGGACATATTCTCCGCGATGCCTTTTTTAATGGCTCTATTATGCTATTAGTCGGGGCCCTACTCATCGGTATCCTTTCTGGAGATAAGGGCTGGCACGACTTCCAACCCTTTGATAGCATCTTTAAAGGGATGCTCTGTTTCTACTTGCTCGATAATGGTATTGTGGCCGCCAGACGCCTAAAAGCTTTGCGCGGAAACCTAGGGTTTTTGCTTTCTTTCAGTATCCTGATGCCTTTGTTTAACGCCGCTTTGGGCATAGGTATCGCCTACCTCATTGGCCTAAGCAAAGGAAATGCGCTGCTTTTCTGTCTTCTCACTGCTAGTGCTTCTTATATCGCCGTTCCTGCGGCTATGCGCTTGGCTATCCCCAAATCTAATCCTGCCTTTACGGTTCCTGTGGCCCTAGGTATTGTTTTCCCTTTCAACGTAATTGTAGGCATTCCGCTCTACTATTATATCATCCAACAAATTCTCTAA
- a CDS encoding glycoside hydrolase family 18 protein, producing the protein MRIFIHITAKMLLISCLFLASNSWGQSRIAIQTAKKGGGNALEKKATRALRDEFESRKTTVKNAYRTKSDEYKKLPSFKKEDFEREYDPTLEELIEDENAKREIENPNNKERFIDLLTQWWMTPSDADLAAKLKFERQRDSISAIDSSEFRVPKLVKGTASQFVTVFGWHAHFNGNAYKTYDYGLLSAIAYYGYDIDPYTGEALDSTVIHDFLGGDDPDNGIVPTAHAKDCKVLLSITSHSYDNNAFFLAPENAKQRQNLIDNIVYLMDTSKADGVEINFENVPALAQIEFMKFVRQLSFTLRAVSPDLAVCMSVPAVDIEGVFNLGKMKEHVDFFIIKAVDYHNDPKTGEIIKKPGAPLNFTAASGEEDIRSSVEHYIASIGRDAANRLILALPNYGTLWKSSNRGFDLEGYVPYSKIQNDFVMRDSTAVGIDSNYYSYVWAKEDTIFKKVGGALQIDDIERTELYYDDVRTLRLKYQFINDMGLAGVGVWPLGYDLGYYNVWNTLSSEFTTIEMPKLESYEKLGAASKAARSWGATLLAVLLFWAIFASAGFCMALFNKQVRRALFANGRFRMIYLGWFSALLLMVGSYYGLFRGGASILLLGLVIGGFFTYGVIYLVDKQQAKAP; encoded by the coding sequence ATGCGAATTTTCATTCATATAACGGCTAAAATGCTCCTGATTAGTTGCTTGTTTTTGGCAAGCAATAGCTGGGGCCAAAGCCGTATTGCCATCCAAACCGCCAAAAAAGGCGGAGGCAACGCCCTAGAGAAAAAAGCCACTCGGGCCCTGCGCGATGAGTTTGAAAGCCGAAAAACAACGGTCAAAAATGCTTATCGGACCAAATCAGATGAGTATAAAAAGTTGCCCTCTTTCAAAAAAGAAGATTTTGAGCGGGAATATGACCCTACCTTAGAAGAACTGATTGAGGATGAAAACGCAAAACGGGAGATTGAAAACCCCAACAACAAAGAGCGTTTTATCGACCTTTTGACCCAATGGTGGATGACCCCTAGCGATGCCGACCTAGCCGCTAAACTCAAGTTTGAGCGCCAAAGAGATTCTATTAGTGCTATCGATAGCTCTGAGTTTCGAGTGCCCAAATTAGTTAAAGGAACAGCTAGCCAGTTTGTCACTGTTTTTGGCTGGCATGCACACTTTAATGGCAACGCCTATAAAACTTATGACTATGGCCTGCTTTCGGCCATTGCCTATTATGGCTACGATATTGACCCCTATACTGGAGAAGCGCTAGACTCTACCGTTATTCATGACTTTTTGGGGGGCGATGATCCCGATAATGGCATTGTGCCCACCGCTCATGCCAAAGACTGTAAGGTGCTGCTTAGTATTACGAGCCATAGCTATGATAACAATGCCTTCTTTTTGGCTCCCGAAAATGCCAAGCAAAGGCAAAATCTCATTGATAATATTGTCTACCTGATGGACACCTCTAAGGCCGATGGGGTAGAGATTAACTTTGAGAATGTGCCCGCCTTAGCCCAGATAGAGTTCATGAAGTTTGTTCGACAACTCTCTTTTACGCTAAGGGCCGTTTCGCCAGATCTAGCGGTTTGTATGAGCGTTCCAGCTGTAGATATTGAAGGGGTATTTAATCTGGGCAAAATGAAGGAACATGTCGATTTCTTTATCATTAAGGCCGTAGATTACCACAATGACCCCAAAACGGGCGAAATTATTAAGAAACCTGGGGCACCGCTTAACTTTACTGCCGCTTCTGGCGAAGAAGATATTCGCTCATCGGTAGAGCATTATATTGCCTCTATTGGTCGAGATGCGGCCAACCGACTCATTTTGGCCCTCCCTAACTATGGAACACTCTGGAAAAGTAGTAACCGTGGCTTTGATCTAGAAGGCTATGTGCCCTATAGCAAAATCCAAAATGATTTTGTGATGCGAGATAGTACGGCCGTGGGCATTGACTCTAACTACTACTCTTATGTTTGGGCCAAAGAAGATACGATCTTTAAGAAAGTAGGGGGCGCCCTACAAATTGACGATATAGAACGTACCGAACTCTACTATGATGATGTGCGTACGCTTCGCCTCAAATATCAATTTATCAATGATATGGGCTTGGCTGGCGTAGGAGTTTGGCCATTGGGCTACGATTTGGGCTATTATAATGTATGGAATACCCTCTCTTCAGAGTTTACGACCATAGAAATGCCCAAACTAGAATCTTATGAAAAGCTAGGCGCAGCCAGTAAAGCAGCCAGAAGCTGGGGGGCTACCCTTTTAGCGGTTTTGCTCTTTTGGGCCATTTTTGCCTCTGCAGGCTTTTGCATGGCCCTCTTTAATAAGCAGGTGCGTAGAGCCCTATTTGCCAATGGTCGTTTTAGAATGATCTACTTGGGCTGGTTCTCGGCACTATTGCTTATGGTGGGCTCTTATTATGGCCTATTCCGTGGTGGCGCTTCTATTTTGTTGCTCGGCCTTGTGATTGGCGGCTTCTTTACTTATGGCGTGATCTATCTGGTGGATAAGCAGCAAGCTAAAGCCCCTTAA